Proteins encoded together in one Rhipicephalus sanguineus isolate Rsan-2018 chromosome 9, BIME_Rsan_1.4, whole genome shotgun sequence window:
- the LOC119404441 gene encoding uncharacterized protein LOC119404441 isoform X3, giving the protein MKDKCQHSRWYFSSTVNVRDRCERLSCYAEDNVVVKLMCAPPPVGCHRESKFAQAPFPHCCRVSCPHIHVCVTDNGTVLTNGTSLNSADPCVRYQCRNGVLTKEVCPLYNDNKCPISPGKPGSPYPACCDLESTCEDVTRKSGMQFNLRAEYHKINNAV; this is encoded by the exons ATGAAAG ATAAGTGCCAACACAGCCGCTGGTATTTCAGTTCGACAGTGAACGTGAGGGACAGATGTGAGCGGCTGTCATGTTATGCAGAAGACAACGTTGTGGTGAAGCTGAT GTGTGCCCCGCCTCCGGTAGGGTGTCATCGGGAGTCAAAATTTGCTCAAGCACCCTTTCCCCATTGCTGCCGTGTCAGCTGCCCACATATAC ATGTGTGCGTCACGGACAATGGCACAGTGCTGACAAACGGAACGAGCTTGAACTCAGCAGACCCGTGTGTGCGATATCAATGCCGGAACGGAGTCCTCACAAAAGAAGT GTGTCCACTGTACAATGACAATAAGTGTCCGATTTCCCCTGGAAAGCCAGGCTCTCCTTATCCAGCTTGTTGCGACTTGGAGAGCACTTGTGAGGATGTAACAAGGAAAAGCGGAATGCAGTTCAACTTGAGAGCCGAATATCACAAAATCAATAACGCTGTTTAG
- the LOC119404441 gene encoding uncharacterized protein LOC119404441 isoform X1, with product MHLVQRGIILAKGIFLIWLSGLSLSEAVSYTPVEIISLVRIRTEGNKCQHSRWYFSSTVNVRDRCERLSCYAEDNVVVKLMCAPPPVGCHRESKFAQAPFPHCCRVSCPHIHVCVTDNGTVLTNGTSLNSADPCVRYQCRNGVLTKEVCPLYNDNKCPISPGKPGSPYPACCDLESTCEDVTRKSGMQFNLRAEYHKINNAV from the exons atGCACCTTGTACAACGCGGTATTATTCTTGCTAAAGGAATTTTCCTAATTTGGCTGTCGGGCTTGTCGCTCAGTGAAGCAGTCAGTTATACTCCAGTGGAAATTATTTCACTCGTGCGCATACGTACAGAGGGAA ATAAGTGCCAACACAGCCGCTGGTATTTCAGTTCGACAGTGAACGTGAGGGACAGATGTGAGCGGCTGTCATGTTATGCAGAAGACAACGTTGTGGTGAAGCTGAT GTGTGCCCCGCCTCCGGTAGGGTGTCATCGGGAGTCAAAATTTGCTCAAGCACCCTTTCCCCATTGCTGCCGTGTCAGCTGCCCACATATAC ATGTGTGCGTCACGGACAATGGCACAGTGCTGACAAACGGAACGAGCTTGAACTCAGCAGACCCGTGTGTGCGATATCAATGCCGGAACGGAGTCCTCACAAAAGAAGT GTGTCCACTGTACAATGACAATAAGTGTCCGATTTCCCCTGGAAAGCCAGGCTCTCCTTATCCAGCTTGTTGCGACTTGGAGAGCACTTGTGAGGATGTAACAAGGAAAAGCGGAATGCAGTTCAACTTGAGAGCCGAATATCACAAAATCAATAACGCTGTTTAG